The stretch of DNA TTCTGGAAATTCCTTAGTTCTGATGGCCTGGCCGCCGATTTTTTTAGTCCCGGCGGCGGCGGGCGGCTGCTGAATGCCCCGGGTTTTGGGGGCCCGCTTCTTCATTTGTATTTCTTGTTCTTTCAACTTCTCTTGTTTCAGTTTCTCTTCTTCTTGGCCGCCGGCTGTCACCGGCGATTTTTTCGGCTCCTTTTGCGGTTCGGCGCTTTGGGCCAGGAGCACGGCTCCGGGTTTAATGGTTTCATGAGCAACCGCCTGGACCTGCAGGGGTATTAGCAGACTCATAACCGAAGTTAACCCCAGTGCGACCATAAATAAAATCTTTACGACTCGGCACATAAATCTTTTCTCCTTTGAATTTTGCCCCTTTGAAACCAGATCAGCAATCCCTATTTGTTGCTGAAAGCTTTCTTTATGGTCTTAGATATCAGCGGGATGGCGAGGCTGCCATTACTAAAATTTTAACCATTTGTTCACCCTACCGATAAAACTTCCAGTCTCGTGAAAGGTTATTTCTTCAGTTATCACATCCCCATCATTGCTAATCTCGTAAATAGCCGCATGATAAGAAGACTTAGCAACAAATCTTCGTTTCTCTAACTTAACACTAAATTCTTTTTGTTGGCTTGGTTCCGAGTTGCCTAAATTCCAGCGCGTTATAATATCGCCTTGTAGTTCCAAGAATAATTGACCCCCCACCCCCAAGAACCATCTGCTGCCATTTAAGCGGGATAAAAAGGTCCTGAACTCGGGATCAGCTTGGGCAAGAGCTATCGAGGTAAATCCCAAAATAAAAGTCAGCAACAAAGCTCCCACTAATTTAGATCTCCATTTCATGGCTTCTCTCTTCAAGGATGTATTTTGATATCAAATTATGCGGCAGTCATAAATACCCAAAGCAAAAAATATTTGTAATCGTTCTGCAATACGTTAAGCAAGGATCATGAGACAGGCTATTAAGATATAAACAGCTTCAATATTCATTTTAATAAACTTCATTAATACTAAGATTTACTTAACCGGTAAGAAAAAGATTCGGCCTTTTTCCTGTCATCAAATTTAATAATCAACGTAAATGTTTTAACTGATTCGGAATGTCCTCCCCCCACGCCATAAAGAATCACCGCGCTTCCAGGAAGACCTGCCCTGTCATTCTCATAATAAAGAGAGGTGGCAATTTTATCATAAATCCAAGTTTCCTTGCCCGCCCCATCGTTTTTAACTATATTTGGTGATCCTAATGTAGAAGCCACGTCTGCCTGCGACATGCCAATGCGAATCTCTTTTCGTCCCTTTATTCCTATGGTCGTTTCCCTTTCTTCGGTAGACCATAGTTCTTGCTGATGTTGTGCTGGCATCATGCAACCGAACAATAGTCCCCCCAAGAGGAGCGCAACCGCAATAACCATCAAAATTATCCCTACATGGCGTACATTCGCAAATTTCATCATGCTCCTCCTGGGTGATTGCTGGAAGGACTACTCATCCCCTATTAATCGCCAATTATTTAGCTCCCGCCTTAATAAGCAGATCTCTTATCTCGCGGTGGCCTTTCTGGGAGGCATAAATCAATGCGGTTCCACCCTTAGTCGTCTTGGCATTGACCTCCGCCCCCTTGGCGAGCAGCGCCTGTACGATCTCGCGATGGCCGTGCGCGGAGGCTCCCATCAACGGAGTTTTACCGTCATTTCCCTTGGCATTGACCTCCGCCCCCTTGGCAAGCAACATCTGCACGATCTCTCGCTGGCCCCTTTCGGAGGCTATCATTAATGCGGTCGCGCCGTTAATCGCCTTGGCATTGACCTCCGCTCCCTTGGCAAGCAACGTCTGCACGATCTCGCGATGACCATCGAATGAGGCTGCCATCAACGCAGTTAACCCGTCAGTTCTCTTGGCATTGACCTCCGCCCCCTTGGCAAGCAACGCTTCCACGATCTCGCGATGGCCATTCAATGAGGCTCCCATTAATGCGGTTTCGCCTTTATCCGTTTTGGCATTGACCTCCGCCCCCTTGGCGATGAAGCTTTTGACCTCGGGCAGATTGCCGAGCGTTGCTGCTTTGATCAAATCATCATTCATTCCAGCCATGGCCGCGGTCGCCCACAGCGCCATGACCGCCATCAACGCTGCCAACATTCTCGCTTTATAGCTTAAGCTGAAAATAGATCGACAGTTGTGGCATGGATGCTTAAATGAAAAACCCATAGTAGTTATCTCCTTTGATCCAAGCTTATGCGGCAGGCTTGGCCACCGCAGTTAAAAAATGGTTTTTGAGACCTCTCTGCCTGGGGAAAATCGCCAAATATTTCTTTTCTTGGAGCTAAAATCGTCTCGACGGCATGATAGCACAACGTTTGCTGTAAAAGTGATTTTTGCTTATACTTTGAATTATAAGCCCCCCGCGAAGTTACTATAACGATAATTTCCCTGGAAAAGGAATTTATTCCAAATAAATCTGACCATACAATAGAGCGACTCACTTGCCAGACCAGAAGTTTATCTGATTATCTGCTGAAATTGCGATATAGTTTGAATATATCAGCCCTTAACATCACTGATAATGATTTCTAAAATAGCTTCTCTTGGCAGTATTGGCCTCCGCCTTTCCTCTGACTTACCACTATCGCTCAGTAATGGCCTGGAGACCTTAATCTCCATAGCAATGAGGTATTGGTGTTCTGAGGGTGTGGTATGCTTAACTTTTTGTAATAATTACTTTTTCGTTGAGAAACTTATGCTATAATACGACCTACTTGACGATGTGGCTAAAAAAGAGACTCTTCTCGGGGTTAAACTAAGGAAGAGAGTTTTTAAACCATTTTGTAACTGCGGTGGGCAAGGCTGTCGCATAATCTCAGATGAAAGTCAGAATCGTCAAACTGGCTTTGGCGACGGCAGCGAGTACTATAGACGCGACTAGTCCCGCGGCCGCCGGACCTGCGCGGTGCGTTTCCCCAAGATGAATCCGGCTTATTAGATTTTAATTCTTGTTGGCCTGTAGGAAACTGCCATGATCCGCTGCAACCCCAAAGGACTCTGTTCTTGGAATTTCGATATTGCTGGGTGCGGGCACTCCGCAAGTACCGAGCTCAATTGGCTGGGTGAGCAAGGGAACATAACGATTGATGGTGTATATCATGAGGTTCGGAAGCATGGTGTCTTTAGCGGACACTGGACGTTGGAGGCCAATTTAACCCCGGTAGCGAACGCCCAGAAATCCAGTGTTTTCACTCGAACATTCGAGTTGGAGACATCATCCGGAGCGGTCACCCTGCGGGCTCAGTCAGCATTGGGACGCACTATGCTTTTGGAAGGGCCTGGCTTCAACGGGGTGATTGCCCCCGTCCACCCCTTCACACGGCGAACGACAATCACCGGGCAGATTTCTGATTTCCGTACCGCATGCTTTGCATTTTGGCTCACGCTTTTGCTTTGGCGACGAGATGCACAGCACGACCAATCCTGAGGGCAACCATAAAAACTTGATTTAATAAGTACGTTCTTATCTAATTGATGTAATATCCTGCCACTCGCCAATTGCCATCCTTGTCCATCATTGGGGTGACAGTCTCAATTGCTGATTTTTTGTGTTCGAAGGATGAATCAATCTGTATGACAACATATTGACCATCGGGACAACCGGGTAAAGAGGCCGTATAAGTCGTACTCTTAATTTTTCTCGAAATTATTTTACCAAGTGGGTATCGTACAGCCTGCACCATCTGCACCCATTTCCCTTCCGGGACCGCTGTCTTAAAATATTCAGCCGCCTCGTTCCAACTTTCTGCATATTCCCCTTTGTCGACTATGGTAAGCCAGTTTTGTGCAACAGCCAGGGGATCTGCCCCGAAAGCGCCACTCACCAATATCATGGAAACGAGTATAAACCCGGTTAAGACGGTCCTCAACAAATCGATCCCGCCAATTTTAATCGACTCGAAGCCATTGCCATAATCGACTGGGTAATGGGTCTAATTTCCTTATGCCGACTTCTTCATCCCACCCACTTTTCCAAAATTTCGATCTTTCGCCATCTGACTCCGGGCCGCAGAATAATCTTTACAAACCAATGGAAATTTCTTTGGGTCCAGGTCAAACCGCTGATAATACTCTTTAGCAGTTAACCCATGAGCCTTGCGCAAATGGGTCTTCAAGGTCTTCAATTTCTTCCCACATTCCAAACAAACCACATATTTGGCCTTTACGATATCTTTCAAGGGAATTGATGGTTTTTGTACACCGGCCGCTTCTTCAGCTTTTTTAGAAACCGGTTCCTCTAAACTTTCCCCACCTTCCAACGAAGAGAGGACATTGTAGACCTCTCTGATCTCGCCAATCAATTGCTCGGTTGTAAGTTCAGTCATGGAAACGTGGGAAATGACAATTTCAGTTGTTAGTTTGAGAACTTCGCTGGGCATTAGATTATCTCCTTCCTTCTATATGTTGAATACAATAAATATCAGCCTGCATTTTGTAGTGTCAAGAAAAATATTATTTATATCCGATTATATTGTATGGGCGCTCTTAACCGATCTATTTTAATCTTGTTAAAGGATTTTGAACCTTTTCAGTATCACCATATTCATCATGGAATGATCATGAGTAACCCTGCGGGCGTGTTGAGCTGATATTTTCTTTGAAAAGGAGGCATGGAATGTGTGCAAAGGCTGTCCCCTCTTTAAGTATGAGGAATTACGCCAAAAGAGTCTTGCCTGAAAAGTCCCTGGAAGGTTACGTGTGGAAGATAGGGTAGCAGAATGCGGTTGTTGTCGCACTCCGCATCTTTTTTTTTGGCATTTCCGGAAGTTAGGCGGTTCTCAGATCCTAACTGTGTGATTCGAGGTGCCGAGGGGTTGGCCAGCATCTGTCCGGCCGGGGCCATCCTGCCCGATGATAAAGAGAAAGTGCAGGAAATCGAGATCGGGTCCATCATCTTAGCCCCCGGCGCGGACGTCTTCAACCCCCGGGTTCTGGACACTTGCGGTTACGGCGTCAACCCGAACGTGGTCACCAGCCTGGAATACGAACGGATTCTCTCGGCGTCCGGGCCGACCAAGGGGGAGCTCGTGCGTCCCTCAGACGGCAAGCGGCCCAAGAAGATTGCCTGGATTCAGTGCGTCGGGTCCCGGGGTATCCAGCAGGGTTCGGTGCCTTATTGTTCGAGCGCCTGCTGCATGTTCGCCTTGAAGGAAGCCATTGTCACCCGGGAGCGTTTCGATGAGGATATGGAGACGACGCTGTTCTACATGGACATGCGCACGTCGGGCAAAGATTACGAGCTCTTCCTCCAGCGGGCCGTCAACGACTACGGCATCCGCTTGGTGCGGGCCCGTCCCCATACCGTCGAGGCGATCATAGAAGCCGGAACCCCAACGGGTGACCTCCAGATCAGATACCCCTCGGAGGGCGAGAGCTCCTTTGACACAGAGGTCTTCGACATGGTGGTCCTGGCGGCCGGCTTTCGGGTTTCCCAGGAAGCCAAGGCGTTGGCAGAAAAGATCGGCATCGACCTGAACGAGCACAATTTTGCTCAAACAGGCAGCTTCGATCCGGTGGCCACCTCCAAGCCCGGCATCTATGTCTGCGGTATGTTCCAAAGCCCCAAGGATATTCCCGACACCATGGTCCAGGCCAGCGCCGCGGCTGCCAATGCCGCCAAGGACCTGACGCCGCTTAGGATCGTGGCGGCAGCCAAAGATGTGCTGCCTCCGGAGCGCGAGGTTGCGGGTGAAGAGCCGAGAATCGGGGTTTTTGTGTGCGACTGCGGTCTCAATATTGGCGGAGTGGTCAGCGTGGAGGAGGTCGCCGCGAGCGTGGCGGGCCTGCCCCAGGTGGTCGTATCCGAGACCATCGGCCACGGTTGCAGCCGCGAAGCTTTAGAGCATATCCAGGCTGCCATCCGCACGCAGAATCTCAATCGGGTGGTGGTGGGGGCCTGTTCGCCCCGGACCCATGAAGGGCTTTTTCAGGAAACCGTGCGCAAGGCGGGCTTGAATAAGTACCTGGTGGAAATCGCCAACTTGAGGGACCAGGACACCTGGGTCCATCGGGACCGTCCCTTCGATGCCGCGGCCAAGGCAAAAGATTTGATGCGCATGGCCGTCGCGTCGGTGCGCCTGGCCCGGCCGCTCACCGACCAGACTCTGCCGATGAATAAGGATGTCCTGGTGGTGGGCGGCGGTATTGCCGGAATGACGGCAGCGCTCAGACTTGCGGACATGGGCTACAAAATCCACCTGGTGGAACGCTCAAAAGAGTTGGGCGGGGTGGCCAAGAAGCTTCGCACAACGCTCGAAGGCGAAGACGTGCAAGCCTATGTCGCCGACCTCATCAAGAGTACAGAGGGGCACGACCGGATTCA from Desulfobaccales bacterium encodes:
- a CDS encoding FAD-dependent oxidoreductase; amino-acid sequence: MASICPAGAILPDDKEKVQEIEIGSIILAPGADVFNPRVLDTCGYGVNPNVVTSLEYERILSASGPTKGELVRPSDGKRPKKIAWIQCVGSRGIQQGSVPYCSSACCMFALKEAIVTRERFDEDMETTLFYMDMRTSGKDYELFLQRAVNDYGIRLVRARPHTVEAIIEAGTPTGDLQIRYPSEGESSFDTEVFDMVVLAAGFRVSQEAKALAEKIGIDLNEHNFAQTGSFDPVATSKPGIYVCGMFQSPKDIPDTMVQASAAAANAAKDLTPLRIVAAAKDVLPPEREVAGEEPRIGVFVCDCGLNIGGVVSVEEVAASVAGLPQVVVSETIGHGCSREALEHIQAAIRTQNLNRVVVGACSPRTHEGLFQETVRKAGLNKYLVEIANLRDQDTWVHRDRPFDAAAKAKDLMRMAVASVRLARPLTDQTLPMNKDVLVVGGGIAGMTAALRLADMGYKIHLVERSKELGGVAKKLRTTLEGEDVQAYVADLIKSTEGHDRIQVWKQSMVVDHTGLAGMFRTGIQVGPQMFYREVRHGITILATGALPNRPNEYLLSRHQAVRTQLDLEAILSDHPEDVQVWQKIAMIQCVGSRVPENPNCSRVCCPAAVKNALKIKEMNPTAQIFVLYRDMRTPGFEEDYYRKAREQGVIFVAYKPEGKPVVEPEGGKVTVTFNDPILGREVKISADCLALSTGMVADEESTEDLGMIFHLARTSDGYFLEDHIKLRPIDLPIPGFFVAGTAHAPKTIRETIAQAQAAAGRAQTFLARDCINLGAAVAQVNGELCAACLMCVRACPFGVPFINEEGYSEIDPAKCHGCGVCASECPAKAIQLMQYEDDHIMAKLDGLLEGIM
- the bamE gene encoding outer membrane protein assembly factor BamE — its product is MMKFANVRHVGIILMVIAVALLLGGLLFGCMMPAQHQQELWSTEERETTIGIKGRKEIRIGMSQADVASTLGSPNIVKNDGAGKETWIYDKIATSLYYENDRAGLPGSAVILYGVGGGHSESVKTFTLIIKFDDRKKAESFSYRLSKS
- a CDS encoding ankyrin repeat domain-containing protein, whose translation is MGFSFKHPCHNCRSIFSLSYKARMLAALMAVMALWATAAMAGMNDDLIKAATLGNLPEVKSFIAKGAEVNAKTDKGETALMGASLNGHREIVEALLAKGAEVNAKRTDGLTALMAASFDGHREIVQTLLAKGAEVNAKAINGATALMIASERGQREIVQMLLAKGAEVNAKGNDGKTPLMGASAHGHREIVQALLAKGAEVNAKTTKGGTALIYASQKGHREIRDLLIKAGAK
- a CDS encoding DUF4019 domain-containing protein, with the translated sequence MSGAFGADPLAVAQNWLTIVDKGEYAESWNEAAEYFKTAVPEGKWVQMVQAVRYPLGKIISRKIKSTTYTASLPGCPDGQYVVIQIDSSFEHKKSAIETVTPMMDKDGNWRVAGYYIN
- a CDS encoding MucR family transcriptional regulator produces the protein MPSEVLKLTTEIVISHVSMTELTTEQLIGEIREVYNVLSSLEGGESLEEPVSKKAEEAAGVQKPSIPLKDIVKAKYVVCLECGKKLKTLKTHLRKAHGLTAKEYYQRFDLDPKKFPLVCKDYSAARSQMAKDRNFGKVGGMKKSA